CTTCTATGCCCTGGTGAATCCTGGCGCCAAAGTGGAGTCGGTCGAGGACGCGCTGTATCGCGAAATCACCCGACTCCAGAACGAGCCGCCGACCGAATTGGAACTGCAGCGGGCGAAAAATCAGGTGGAAGCCTCCCACGTATTTGAACAGGATTCGAACTTTCGATACGCCATGTTGCTGGGTCAATCAGAATCCATCGGAGCCGGCTGGCGGCGAGTCGATCAATTTTTAGAGCGCATCCGCGCGGTCACCGCCAAAGACATTCAACGAGTGGCCAAGCAATACCTGAATCCCGACAACCGGACAGTCGGCATTCTGATTCCTCAACCGCCTAAAGCGGCAGAGCCCCAACCGACCGCCGCACATGCCGGAAAGCCCTGATCATGATGGCCACGACTGCATCAAAAGGACTATTCACTCGGGTGAGCCAATGGCGTCGTACAAGTGCACTGCTGCTCACGACCGCCCTCTTCCCCCTCGCTACGACCCTCTATGCGGCTGACATCACGCCGATAAAATTCACCACGCCGAACGGGATGACCGTCCTGGTTCTGGAGCAGCACTTTCTCCCGATCGTGGAGATTCATGCCCTGGTCAAGACCGGATCGGCCTACGACCCTCCTGAGAAAGCCGGCGTCGCGAATCTCGTCGCCAGTCTTTTGGATGAGGGAACTACCAGCCGATCCTCGAAACAACTGGCAGAGCAAATCGATTTCATCGGCGGCTCACTGGAAGCGAAAGCCGGAGAGGACTTCACGACCGCCTCAGCGCGCGTACTGAAAAAAGATATCGACCTAGGCTTTGCGCTCCTCGCCGATGTGTTGATGCATCCCGCCTTCCCCAAGCACGAATTCGAGCGGGTGCGCTCACAGATCCTGGGAGAAATTTCCAGCGACAACGACGATCCCGGCCATGTGGCGATGAAGGCTTTCAACCAGCTGGTCTTTCACAATCATCCCTATCGATGGCCAGCACAAGGCACCGAAGACACCGTGGGCAAGATTACGCTGACGGACGTCCAGAGCTTCTATGCGAAGGAATATCTCCCCAATCAGGTGATTCTGACCATCGTGGGGGATCTTTCCGTCGAACAAGCTACGGCCCTTGTGCAAAACCATTTCGGCTCATGGAAGAAGGGCAACCCCCAGACCCGCACGACAAAGAAACCGGCAGCGGTGGAGAAGAAGGCGGTTCAGCTCATTGAGAAGGACTTGACTCAATCCACGATTGTCCTCGGCCACGGGGGCATTAGCCGGAATAACCCCGACTACTACGCCGTCACCGTCATGAACCATATTCTGGGGGCCGGAGGGTTTTCGTCCCGGCTCATGGACTCGATCCGCGACAAGCAGGGACTTGCCTACGGAATCATGAGCCACTACGACGCGCGCATGCTCCCCGGCTCGTTCTGGGTAAATCTTCAAACGAGAACCGAAGCCACGAACCAGGCTATTGCAGGCGTGCTGACGGAAATCAAAGGGATCCGCGACAGCCCGGTCAGCGACCAGGAGCTATCGGAAGCAAAGTCATTCCTCATGGGCAGCTTTCCGCTCCGCCTCGACTCAACCGCCAAGCTGGCCCAGGTGCTGGCGCAGGTTGAGTACTACGGACTGGGATTCGAATATTTCAGCCAGTACCCGAAATGGATCGAGCGCGTCACGAAAGACGACGTCCTTCGCGTGGCGAAACAATACCTCGACCCGCAGCACTATGCGCTCGTCGTGGTTGGCAACGTGGCCAAAGCCAAGGTCCGCCAGTAACAGACTCCCCGGCACTGTGCCGCTATGCAACCTCATCCGCTCGAACACAAGCTTCTGCATCTGCGCAAGATCATTGCGGCCATGGATTCCGTCCTGGTCGCCTATTCAGGCGGGATCGACAGCACATTCGTCCTGAAAGTCGCCCACGACGAACTCGGAGATTCCACCGTGGGTATCACGGCTATTTCACCGACCTTTCCAGCGATCGAACTGGAAACAGCCACCCGCGTCGCGAAGGAAATCGGCGCGCGCCATGAGTTGGTGCAGACCGACCAGTTGACAATCCCTGCTTTTACCGAGAACGATGCCGATCGCTGTTTTCATTGTAAGACCGACCTCTACCAATTGCTGGGCACGCTGAGAGAAACGCATGCGTCGGCTGTCATCGTGGACGGAACCAATCTCGACGATCTGGGCGATGATCGTCCCGGCCTCAAGGCCGCACGCGAATGGGGCGTTCGCAGCCCGCTGCTGGAAGCTGGGCTTACCAAATCAGACATTCGATGGCTTGCGAAAGACTTGGGGCTCTCGAACTGGGACAAGCCAGCTGCCGCCTGTCTGTCCTCACGCATTCCCCGGGGCGTCACGATCACCAGAGAAAAACTCAGTCGGGTGGAGCAGGCCGAAGAGGTCCTGTTTGCAGAGGGGTTCCGGCATTGCCGTGTGCGCGATCACGGCGAAATCGCCAGAATTGAAGTCGGTCAGAATGAACTGGCTCGACTGCTCGAGGGAGAACGAGGGACGAGAATCAGCCGACGCGTGAAGGAACTCGGCTTCCGGTTTGTGACGATTGACTTGGAAGGGTATCGGCCGGGCGGGGTGAGTATAGACCCACCGCGCCCGGCCAAGTAGAGCAAACCAAACTTGATTAGGAGTGCGACTTCGAGAGGGCGCTGAGCGCTTCGTCGGCAAACTTCCGGTGATCGGCATCCGTGAGGCTGCGCTGCACCACCTTCTCCGCCACCATCAACGCCAACTCCGTGGTCTGATTGCGGATGTCCTGCACGGCCTTCCGCCGCTCATGATCGATCTCGCGCGTGGCCTCGCCCTTGATGCGCTCCGCTTCCGTGCTCATCCGCTGTTCGTTTTCATCCAGCAGACGCTGTGCCCGCTCCTGGGCTGCCGCCAGAATGGCTTCGGCTTCCTTCGCCGCTGCACTGAGCTTCGCCTCATAGGTCTTCAGCGCACGCTCAGACTCTGCGCGGTGACGTTCAGCCTGGTCGAGGCTGTCCTTGATCTTCTTCTCCCGTTCTTCGAGGACGCTCAGGATGCCGGGAAAGGCAAACTTATAGAGCACGAAGAACAGAATCCCGAAGGACAGAATCTCCCAAAAAATCAGCGACGAGAAAAAACTCGATTCAAACTGCGGCATTGTTCACTCCCAACAAGTTGAGGTTGAGGCTGAGCGCCCAGGTGCCACACCGCAGGCTCGGCCTATCCCCGTCCTTACTTGCGAAGCCCCATGATGATGAACGCGATGACGAGCCCGTAGAGCGCGATGGCTTCCACGAGCGCGAACCCGATCCACATGTACTTACCAACGCGAGCTTCCGCTTCAGGCTGGCGGGCCACGGCTTCAATCATCTTGCCGAAGATGTACCCGATTCCGACACCGGCACCGGCAAAACCCGCCGCCGCCAATCCCATACCCAACAATGCTGCTGCTGCTGAATCCATTGTGTCCTACTCCTCCCTTGTCTGGCTGACACGCGATCAATGCGCGTGGTCATCATGGCCGTGCAGATGGAATGCGTCGCCCAAATAGACGCACGTCAACACGGTAAAAATATAGGCTTGAATAAATGCAATGCCGACTTCCAACCCGTTCATTGCAATCGTAAACACAAACGGCAACCAGCCGATCAACAGCCCGCCGCTGATCGCCAAACCAAAGAGCACCCCGAGAATGACGTGTCCGGCCGTCATATTGGCAAACAATCGAACGGCCAACGAAATCGGCCGGGCTAACTGGCTGATCAATTCGATAGGAATCATCAACGGCAAGAGCCATCCCGGCGTACCCGGCGGCACGAGAATCCCCAAGAACTTGGCGCCGTGCAGCAGAAACCCCATGACAAGACTCAGCCCGTACACCACACAGGCAAACACCGCCGTCACGACGATCTGACTCGTGACCGTATAGGAACCGGGAATCAGCCCGATGAGATTACAGAAAAGAATAAAGAGGAACAACGTGGCAATGAGCGGGAAAAACCGCATCCCGTCTTTCCCCATCGTATCCAGGATGATGCCCCGGATGAAATCCACCAGCATCTCCGCCAGGCTCTGCAATTTGCCCGGCACTAGCTGCCGCGCCGCCCCTGCCTTGAGCATCAAAAACGCGACCAGCGCCACCACGACCCACATGATGATGACCGCTTTGTTAATGGAGATATCGATCCCACCAACAGAGAGAGGAATGTAGTTATGCAGTTCAAACGGATGAAGCGGACTTTCTTCCACGGCTACCCTTTGCTTTCTGTATCAGGCGGTGAACCTGGCCACCGCATGGCCGACCGGTATGCGTTCCGTATGCCGGCGATCACTCCGAGCACCAACCCCACCACCATCCCCCAGGGAGTGGAATCAAGGAGGTAGGTATCCAACACCCAGCCCAACCCGCCTCCGACGATCAACGAAGCTAGCAGGTCGGTTCCAATCCGAACCGCCTGGCCGAGCCCCGCATAAAACGGACCTTGAGAAGGGGGCATTCCATTACTCACCGGTTAGTGCTCAGACAAGAATCTGAATGAGTACTCAACCGATTGCGAGCGCGCAATTCAAGCAGAATCCTCATTGAAATGTCAAGCCGTTAGAGACTCTGTCTCTCGCGAAAGCGCTACGGTATAGTATGCCAACCAAAACCGGTCGGACTTTCTGAATTCATGGCAACGACACGACCATCCCCCACAGCCTTTCTGCATGGAGCCCCGCAACCCTTGAGCCTAAGCCGGCGAGGCTTGGCCCCCAGCCCGTTCGAGCTGTATGCCCGCGTCGCCTCAAGCCAACAGGCCTCGTTTCTCTTTGAAAGCGGCAAAAGTCCGTCAACCAGCGGACGCTACTCCTTCTTCGCAACCAATCCCTACCAAGTCTTTTCGGGCACGCGAAACGACTGGACTAACCGTTCAGCCGATGGGCACATACAAACCGGCCAGAACCCGTTCGGAACTCTTACGCGCCTGATGCAACAATCAGTCATCTCCCGCCCCCCTGGAACACCGCCATTTTTCGGCGGAGCCGCGGGTTATTTGAGCTACGATCTGGTGCGGCAATTCGAGTCATTGCCGAACCATGCCGACGACGATCGGCATTTTCCAGATTTGGAGTTCGCCTTTTATGATCTTGTCGCGGCGTTTGATCATACCTCGGGCGAATGGCATTTCATGTTCTGCCCCCCGCTCGAACGATTCCTCGGAGAGACCCGAGAGCAGCTCTACCGGGAGGGTTGCGATAGACTCGCCGCGCTGGAAGCGCACGTATCCACGTCTCAGCCCCACCTACAGCCGGCGGATTCCTTAGCGCCTGTCAGCTTTCACCCACAGCAATCCCGGGACTCCTATATGGACCGAGTCCGGCGCTGCCAGGAATATATCGCCGCCGGTGATTTGTATCAGGCCAATCTCTCCCATCGCTTTTCGGTCACAAGCGACAGTTTCACGAAGCAGGCAGGACTCGCGACAGAGCTCCAAACCTATGCACGCTTGCGCCGCATGAACCCGTCCCCGTTCTCCGGCCTGTTGCGCACCGGGGACACCAGCATAATCAGCACATCACCGGAACGGTTAGTTCGCCTGGAGGGCCGTTCAGCCGATACTCGACCAATCGCCGGCACCCGGCGGCGAGGCTTGGACGACTCCGACGATCGTCGCCTGCAGAAAGAACTCCTGGATAACGAGAAGGAGCGCGCCGAACATTTGATGCTCGTTGATCTGGAACGAAACGACCTGGGGCGCGTGTGTGAGTTCGGCTCCGTCCACGTCGACGAATTCATGTCCATCGAGCAATATTCCCATGTCAGCCATCTGGTGTCGCATATCTCTGGGCAACTGCGGGCCGAGGTCACAGGCTTCGATCTATTGAGAGCCGTCTTCCCGGGCGGCACCATTACCGGCGTGCCCAAGATTCGCTGCATGGAAATCATCGACGAGCTGGAACCGTTACGGAGAGGCCCCTATACCGGGTCGATGGGCTATCTAAGCTGGAGCGGGGATCTCGACTTCAACATTATCATTCGCACATTGGTACTCCTTGAAGGACAGGGCTCCCTCCAAGTCGGAGCGGGGATTGTGGCGGACTCGGATCCCGCCAAAGAATATGAGGAGACGATGCACAAAGCACAGGCTTTTCTGAGCGCCTTGTCGTAGCATGCACTATGTGGATATTTCTCAACGATCGATTCGTCCCGGAACAGGATGCGACAATCTCCGTCTTCGATCATGGCTTTCTGTATGGGGACGGCGTCTATGAAACGATCCGCTCTTACGGGAGCCGGATTTTCATGCGAGATCACCATCTGTCGCGCTTACAGCGTTCTGCCGACGCCATCGGCCTGACAATCCCCATTCCGTTGAGCGAGTGGCCGCACCTCTTGCATGAAGCGATGGACCGCAATCAACTGGGAACTGAGGAGACCGACGCCTATCTCCGAATTACCGTGTCCCGCGGCGCGGGAGAGATCGGGCTCGATCCGGCCCTCTGTCCGACACCCACTGTCGTCATCATGGCCAAACCGCTCCATCCGCCCGCTACTGAGTTGTACCAGCGCGGCGTGTCACTCATTGTTGCCCGCACGAGACGCAACCTGCAAAGCGCGCTCTCCCCGCAGATCAAGGCCACCAACTTCCTGAACAACATTCTGGCGAAACGCGAGGCGATTGCCGCACAGGTCTTCGACGCGCTCTTTCTGAATTGGGAAGGCCTTCTCACCGAATGCACCGTGAGTAATCTATTCTTTGCAACGCAAGGCCAGCTGTACACCCCATCCATCGACTGCGGTCTTTTGGATGGCATTACGAGATCGATTCTGTTGCAGATGGCGGAAGAGCTGAAGATTCCCGTGTGCGAAGGGCAATTCACTCCGGAAGAGCTGCTGCATGCCGACGAATGTTTCCTGACGAATACCAGCATGGAAGTCATGCCGGTCGTTTCAGTCAACCAGCAACCCATTGGGCAGGGCATCCCAGGGCCCTTGACCCGTCAATTACACCGTCATTTTATCGACAATCGAAGTCGCTATTTAGAACCGCTCGACTAACCTCTTCCGATCAAACCATTGCTTTTATTGCAGTACCCTCATGACAAGAAAGGGGCACAAGACGTGCAGATCCTTGACACCCAGGTGCAGGCTGCTATCGTTTGACCATGCCAAACACAACAAGAGCGCGAAGGAACGACCAATTGAAAACCTCTCAACTACTTCTCGGAACGGCCCTCGTGGGGGCTCACTGGCTACTTTCAGGGCTTCCGGCAGCACAGGCCGAGATCTACCAATACATCGATGCCAACGGGACCATCTCGCTGACCAATGTGCCGACCGACCTACGCTACCGGCGGATCACCTCGCAGCCAAACAGGCTCCATCCCGTCCTGTCAGAGCGGGAGCTCGAACCGATGATCAGCCGGTATTCCCGACAGCACCAATTACACCCTGCCCTCATCCGGGCGGTCATTAAAGCGGAATCAGGGTTCGACCCCATGGCGGTGTCACGAGCCGGCGCCATTGGCCTGATGCAACTGATGCCACAAACAGCCGTCCGCCTCGAAGTGCGGGACCTCTATGATCCTGAAGATAATATTGGGGGAGGGACGAAATATCTCCGCCAACTGCTGGATCGATTCCGAGGGAACCTTCCCTTGGCACTTGCAGCCTACAATGCCGGGGAACATACCGTGGATCGCTATCGTGGACTCCCACCGATCGACGAAACCCGCCAATACGTCCGCAAAGTCATTCGCTATTACCGGACGTTTCTGATTAAGGACGGCGCGATGACCGGGCACGTGATCGCTGCTGCCGAATCTGCAGCGCCACAACCACTCCCCGCTTCTTTGCCGGCCTCGGTTCAGTAGGATCACTGGCGATCCGCAACTGACTGTGCTGCTTCCAGCCTGGCCGTTTCGACTCGGGGCAATCTGAGCGAAAATGCGCTCCGACGCTGTTCTCACGCCATAATGCGGCTTCCGCGACACAATGCGCGACCTGCACCATGTTCTTAACTTCCAGCTCAGCCCTCGTCGTAGAGAACCTGGCGACGAGCTGTGTCCAGCGGGACAATTGAGCCGTGGCGCGAATGAGCGACTCACGCGACCGAATCACCCCGACCTGCCCCCACATCGTCCGGCGGAGCGAGCTCCTGAGCTTCTCTACATCTTCTAGCGTCGCCTCTCCTGCGGGCTGAAGTATCTCTGCGTGCGAAGACAGCTCGGGGAATTCTTGCCCCTGAGCAAACGCAATTGCCGTGACACCAGCCCGCATCCCAAAGACCAGTCCCTCCAACAGCGAATTGCTCGCCAGGCGATTAGCCCCGTGCACGCCGCTACAGGCCACCTCGCCGGCCGCGAACAATCCCGGCAGCGTGGTGGCCCCATTCACGTCGGTCCACACTCCGCCCATCATGTAGTGGGCGCTGGGCGAAACAGGAATCCACTCTTCAGTGATATCGATATCTGATCGCAAACAGGTCGCATAGATCGTCGGGAATCGACGCTTGATGAAATCGGCTCCCAGATGTGTGACGTCGAGATACACATGCCGAGCGCGCGTCGCCGCCATCTCGGCCCAGATCGCCCGCGATACGATATCCCGCGGAGCAAGGGCCCCGAGCGGGTGGTATCTCTGCATAAACAACTCGCCCTTATTATTACGCAACTGCCCGCCTTCTCCGCGCATAGCTTCGGACAAGAGGAACGGCGGACTGGAAGGGAGATAGAGCGAGGTCGGATGAAACTGGACGAATTCCATATCCTGCAGCATGGCTCCTGCCCGAAACGCCATCGCCATGCCATCGCCGGTAGCGTTGGGAGGGTTCGTCGTCCGGGCGTAAATCTGTCCGGCGCCGCCCGTGGATAACACGACGGCTTTCGCGGGAATAATGAATTGCCTCGACGATGATTCATCGAGCACGACCGCCCCGCAGCAACGCCCCTCCTCCACCACCAGATCAACTGTAAAGTGATAGTCGAGCCGCTGGATGCGCTTCTGCCGCGCGACCTGCGCCATCAGGGCTCGCACCATTTCGTTGCCCGTGGCATCTCCGCGTGCGCGCAAAATGCGGCTTCGGCTATGCGCCGCTTCTCGAGCAAAGGCAAACTTTCCATCCGTCTTGTCGAATTTGGCGCCCCACCGGATTAATTCCTGAATCCGCGCCGGCCCTTCCTCCACCAGCACCCGAACCGCCTCGGGGCGACACAGCCCGTGGCCGGCCTTCAACGTATCGGTCCGGTGAATCGCGACATCGTCCTCTTCACTGAGCGCCACCGCCACGCCCCCTTGCGCATAGATCGAATTACTCTGCAGCGGATGCCCCTTTGTCAGCATGATGACACGGCCTTCCCGGCTCAACTCCAGGGCCGCGCGCAACCCGGCCACGCCGCTCCCGATGACCAGAAAGTCGGCTTTAGGGAGAGCGGATCTTTTCCGCGACTGAGTTGCTGACTGTTTCATTGGGGCAGCGGTTTCTGCGGGACTGCGGGAAGGTCGGATAAAGCCTGGCGCACCTTCATTCCAAACGGCAAATCACCTTGCACGCCACGAAGAAGAATCGATTGTTTGCCCACCCACTGCAGGCGAGCATGTCCACGCTGACGGATACCGGCGTCGTCGGGATTTTTCTTCCACACCCCCTGCCAATGCACATACACGTCAATATTTTCTCCGTCGATCATGATGCGCTCGGTTTTAAAGTCCAGCTGAATGGATTGAAACAATTCGAAATCCTGCGCGGCCTCCGCTTGGATTTGCTCCAACGACTCCGCAGGCAACATTACATCCTGAAACGCAGACCGGTCTCGATGCTGATACGCTTCCCGTAACGCTTCCACCGCACGATCGATGCGGGTAAAACGCTCATGATCCTCAGGATACTGGAGCGTCTTCGATGAGCAGGCCACGCCTGTCAGCAATATCGCCACGCCGCACCAACGGAGCACGCGCAAGCGAAACCGTGAGGCCGGATGATTCGTATTCATAGAGTTGCAGTATAGGAACGTCCCGTGGATCGGTCAAGGCGCGGGGCCGCTGTCGACCCGACGGGAAACCAGATCACCACAATCATTCACGGCCAGTCACCGGCTGGCTTGCTTTTTGTCCAAAATGTCTCTAGACTCGCCCGTCTTTGGAGATTCATTGCATGTCGAGCGTGTTAAAAAAGCGGCGGAAAAAAATGCGCAAACACAAGTACAAGAAGTTGCGCAGACGCCAAAAATTCTTACGTCGTAAGAGCTAGCTCACCCCGTTCACCGGGAGGAGGACATTGTGCCGGAAGGCAAGAAGGTTCGCATCCGCGTCCGTACGGTGAATTGCACCTACGTGGGGGACTTT
Above is a window of Nitrospira sp. DNA encoding:
- a CDS encoding pitrilysin family protein produces the protein MMATTASKGLFTRVSQWRRTSALLLTTALFPLATTLYAADITPIKFTTPNGMTVLVLEQHFLPIVEIHALVKTGSAYDPPEKAGVANLVASLLDEGTTSRSSKQLAEQIDFIGGSLEAKAGEDFTTASARVLKKDIDLGFALLADVLMHPAFPKHEFERVRSQILGEISSDNDDPGHVAMKAFNQLVFHNHPYRWPAQGTEDTVGKITLTDVQSFYAKEYLPNQVILTIVGDLSVEQATALVQNHFGSWKKGNPQTRTTKKPAAVEKKAVQLIEKDLTQSTIVLGHGGISRNNPDYYAVTVMNHILGAGGFSSRLMDSIRDKQGLAYGIMSHYDARMLPGSFWVNLQTRTEATNQAIAGVLTEIKGIRDSPVSDQELSEAKSFLMGSFPLRLDSTAKLAQVLAQVEYYGLGFEYFSQYPKWIERVTKDDVLRVAKQYLDPQHYALVVVGNVAKAKVRQ
- the atpF gene encoding F0F1 ATP synthase subunit B codes for the protein MPQFESSFFSSLIFWEILSFGILFFVLYKFAFPGILSVLEEREKKIKDSLDQAERHRAESERALKTYEAKLSAAAKEAEAILAAAQERAQRLLDENEQRMSTEAERIKGEATREIDHERRKAVQDIRNQTTELALMVAEKVVQRSLTDADHRKFADEALSALSKSHS
- the nadB gene encoding L-aspartate oxidase; translated protein: MKQSATQSRKRSALPKADFLVIGSGVAGLRAALELSREGRVIMLTKGHPLQSNSIYAQGGVAVALSEEDDVAIHRTDTLKAGHGLCRPEAVRVLVEEGPARIQELIRWGAKFDKTDGKFAFAREAAHSRSRILRARGDATGNEMVRALMAQVARQKRIQRLDYHFTVDLVVEEGRCCGAVVLDESSSRQFIIPAKAVVLSTGGAGQIYARTTNPPNATGDGMAMAFRAGAMLQDMEFVQFHPTSLYLPSSPPFLLSEAMRGEGGQLRNNKGELFMQRYHPLGALAPRDIVSRAIWAEMAATRARHVYLDVTHLGADFIKRRFPTIYATCLRSDIDITEEWIPVSPSAHYMMGGVWTDVNGATTLPGLFAAGEVACSGVHGANRLASNSLLEGLVFGMRAGVTAIAFAQGQEFPELSSHAEILQPAGEATLEDVEKLRSSLRRTMWGQVGVIRSRESLIRATAQLSRWTQLVARFSTTRAELEVKNMVQVAHCVAEAALWRENSVGAHFRSDCPESKRPGWKQHSQLRIASDPTEPRPAKKRGVVVALQIRQQRSRARSSRRP
- a CDS encoding F0F1 ATP synthase subunit A — translated: MEESPLHPFELHNYIPLSVGGIDISINKAVIIMWVVVALVAFLMLKAGAARQLVPGKLQSLAEMLVDFIRGIILDTMGKDGMRFFPLIATLFLFILFCNLIGLIPGSYTVTSQIVVTAVFACVVYGLSLVMGFLLHGAKFLGILVPPGTPGWLLPLMIPIELISQLARPISLAVRLFANMTAGHVILGVLFGLAISGGLLIGWLPFVFTIAMNGLEVGIAFIQAYIFTVLTCVYLGDAFHLHGHDDHAH
- a CDS encoding AtpZ/AtpI family protein codes for the protein MPPSQGPFYAGLGQAVRIGTDLLASLIVGGGLGWVLDTYLLDSTPWGMVVGLVLGVIAGIRNAYRSAMRWPGSPPDTESKG
- the larE gene encoding ATP-dependent sacrificial sulfur transferase LarE, yielding MQPHPLEHKLLHLRKIIAAMDSVLVAYSGGIDSTFVLKVAHDELGDSTVGITAISPTFPAIELETATRVAKEIGARHELVQTDQLTIPAFTENDADRCFHCKTDLYQLLGTLRETHASAVIVDGTNLDDLGDDRPGLKAAREWGVRSPLLEAGLTKSDIRWLAKDLGLSNWDKPAAACLSSRIPRGVTITREKLSRVEQAEEVLFAEGFRHCRVRDHGEIARIEVGQNELARLLEGERGTRISRRVKELGFRFVTIDLEGYRPGGVSIDPPRPAK
- the atpE gene encoding ATP synthase F0 subunit C, with the translated sequence MDSAAAALLGMGLAAAGFAGAGVGIGYIFGKMIEAVARQPEAEARVGKYMWIGFALVEAIALYGLVIAFIIMGLRK
- a CDS encoding aminotransferase class IV; the encoded protein is MWIFLNDRFVPEQDATISVFDHGFLYGDGVYETIRSYGSRIFMRDHHLSRLQRSADAIGLTIPIPLSEWPHLLHEAMDRNQLGTEETDAYLRITVSRGAGEIGLDPALCPTPTVVIMAKPLHPPATELYQRGVSLIVARTRRNLQSALSPQIKATNFLNNILAKREAIAAQVFDALFLNWEGLLTECTVSNLFFATQGQLYTPSIDCGLLDGITRSILLQMAEELKIPVCEGQFTPEELLHADECFLTNTSMEVMPVVSVNQQPIGQGIPGPLTRQLHRHFIDNRSRYLEPLD
- a CDS encoding lytic transglycosylase domain-containing protein, coding for MKTSQLLLGTALVGAHWLLSGLPAAQAEIYQYIDANGTISLTNVPTDLRYRRITSQPNRLHPVLSERELEPMISRYSRQHQLHPALIRAVIKAESGFDPMAVSRAGAIGLMQLMPQTAVRLEVRDLYDPEDNIGGGTKYLRQLLDRFRGNLPLALAAYNAGEHTVDRYRGLPPIDETRQYVRKVIRYYRTFLIKDGAMTGHVIAAAESAAPQPLPASLPASVQ
- a CDS encoding anthranilate synthase component I family protein, with the translated sequence MATTRPSPTAFLHGAPQPLSLSRRGLAPSPFELYARVASSQQASFLFESGKSPSTSGRYSFFATNPYQVFSGTRNDWTNRSADGHIQTGQNPFGTLTRLMQQSVISRPPGTPPFFGGAAGYLSYDLVRQFESLPNHADDDRHFPDLEFAFYDLVAAFDHTSGEWHFMFCPPLERFLGETREQLYREGCDRLAALEAHVSTSQPHLQPADSLAPVSFHPQQSRDSYMDRVRRCQEYIAAGDLYQANLSHRFSVTSDSFTKQAGLATELQTYARLRRMNPSPFSGLLRTGDTSIISTSPERLVRLEGRSADTRPIAGTRRRGLDDSDDRRLQKELLDNEKERAEHLMLVDLERNDLGRVCEFGSVHVDEFMSIEQYSHVSHLVSHISGQLRAEVTGFDLLRAVFPGGTITGVPKIRCMEIIDELEPLRRGPYTGSMGYLSWSGDLDFNIIIRTLVLLEGQGSLQVGAGIVADSDPAKEYEETMHKAQAFLSALS